The following proteins are encoded in a genomic region of Methanobrevibacter oralis:
- a CDS encoding DUF169 domain-containing protein, translating to MNFKEHSQIIKDCLNLKNNPVGVKLFKKEDEAKKLLPKI from the coding sequence ATGAATTTTAAAGAACATTCACAAATAATAAAAGATTGTTTAAATCTTAAAAATAATCCAGTTGGAGTTAAATTATTTAAAAAAGAAGATGAAGCTAAAAAATTATTACCTAAAATATAG